The Babylonia areolata isolate BAREFJ2019XMU chromosome 2, ASM4173473v1, whole genome shotgun sequence genome segment TGACACAGTATAAAGCTCAAATAAGCAATGCTATGTTATGCCCAATGATCTAGATTGTTTGGATAACAAactgaaataaatgaattaataaaaactgaaagaaaagtaAACATGCACATTTTGGATAATACACTCCAATATCTTGTGCAAAGTGcaagagtacttttttttttgttcactttttATGTTTCACATCGATCACTCAAAAGTACTATCAACTAATCAAACACTTACTTTTGACCTGCTACTTAATAGCTTTTAATTTCACATGCACTAACCACTGCTTACTTCCCAATGCGCATTGAGCAAATATTTCCAGTGGATAAATGAAAACTATACAGATAAACTTAATACAAAATAGAAACTGAACAGAATGATGTCAGTTCAGGTAGAGTACTTTACATCTAATATCTATTAAGATGAAACATCCTGAAAAGATGGTTCTTAAGCGATTGTATTGTTGCCTAAGATGACATCATACTGCACAAGAGAAAAATGCTATGTTGTGGTCTGtgatcacatcacactacacacaagTCACACAAGTAAAAATTCTTTGATCTCCtttcaaaagaaatgaaaatcatGACAATAAAGAATGACACTCAATGACTGACTGACAATATTATTATGTGCTGCTGAAAGACTAACAGTGGTTGTGATGCAAAGCATTACCTCATTCCTGTATGATGCAATGTGAGTGCCAGTGCAGCAAGGAAATCTAGTGGCATAGGGTCAGTTTACTGTCACATTCTGACCAGCTATTTTTCTATTTTTAAAGAAAATTTCTggctaactccccccccccacatgcccCTGGCATTACCCAGCAAACACCTTAAACATTAATACCTGAATTTTAACACTGCTCTCTTGGATGGCTgataacagaaaatgaaatattgGTCTGAATGAGCAAGTGCGCTTCCTTCCATAAATGTGGAAGGGAGCTATGTTTCCTATCTAGGTTACACACTGGTTATATTTGATAAGATTTCAATGGATGAAACTGGCATActtgcagcaaaaaacaacaacaacgttttatGCAACATTCAAAATATGTTTGAGAAAGGAACCGCACTCAAAGCCATTCCCTCCCAGTCGCACATCAAAGATAAATGCAGCACTGTATGGCACACATATCTCCACACTGAACACCTAGTCCTATAACCTTCAACAATCATGGTGTCTAGAGAAATGATTGGTCATCAAGGGACTTGGAGACTTGGTCATGTAATGGCAAAATACATGTGTTTAAAGCCCTTGGACAGTACCCAGAATGAGGAGATTTCTTTGAAACCAAGGTGCTATCCTCTCACACCTAACATCACACACTCAAGCAAGGTGGATTAAGATCACACAAATAATCAGTACTCAAAAAGAGACAAGAGGGAAAAAGCCACCGGTACTTTTGAGTGGACTGCAAAATCATTCTCTTACACATtctcactgtcacacatcagtttaTTCCTGCAATTATGGATTATGTACTTGAAGCCTAAAGATTGTCAACTTATATACAGTTGCACCACACTACTATATTTCTGAAGCAAAATACTAACATTGTACATGTACCCCATTTACTGGTGGGATTAAGTCTTGTTTCAAAAGTAAGGTGTAGAAAGTATGGGTGTGGTAGAAAACCACATTTTTCAACATTGTTCCAAATACAACACTGTCACCTAGTTTATCTACGTTACACTTTTGTACTGGTACATGTCaatacactttcacacacaaagcacaatttTGAATTCACTGTTTCCATCACACGTCAAGAGTGAGCAATGTAAAGAAATCAATTTCATGATTGCACCATGACCATGTTGCTGTTTCTCATAAGCCGTGAGAGACAAACCCAGCAACAAGCAGTCCATTAACTACAAAACATGACAGTCAAACCTTGATCGAgttatcactgaaaaaaaaaaggatgaaactgCCACGGACAATGCAGATTTGTGCATGACCAACAAACGAAATATTGAGCAAAAAAAGTGGGCCTAGTAGTGGGGGGGATGAGTTACATCAAACTGAGAAGTGTGTCTCCTTTGACTGTCACGTGCAGTGTGCATCATCATCCCCACAGCAGCAATATACGCACACACCAGCTACATTAACGGCGCCCTCTGCATActggtcatgttttttttttttacctcagcaAATACTTCATTGGGAGATACGCGAAAAACAATTTTGAACATCACTAAACTGTTGTTCCAAACATATTCAcagctgctaaaaaaaaaaataaaaaaaaaaggaaagcacatttcatgtatgcgtgtgtatcacATGTGTAATATCTAAAAGCAAACAGAACATCACACTGGTACAGGGGTCCTTTCAGGCCTTTTCCCGAAAGACCAGCGCCTACTAACCGGAGTGGGTTTGAGAAAATGGTCTGAATCGGTACCTTGGTGGACGTTGTAGTCACTGCTGGCCCGTTTGATTCGGAAGGGAGGGTCCAAGTGTTCGACAGACGGCAAGCGTTGGAGGGATCGCTTGCACAAACCTTGGGTACTCCTGGATGTCTTCATGTCTTTCGGGGCgtcctgctctgccctgctcTCCGCGCCCAGAAACAAGTCACTGCGGGTGATTCGGTCCCGCGTCCTGGGCGTGAGGGGCATCACGTTCAGAACACTGTTGTCCTcgtcgatgctgatgatgatcccCACGTCTGTGGTCAGGTTCTTGTCGTCCTCAGCACTTTCTCTGTCCGCAGCGTCACGTGCACACGCTTCTGTCACGTGTTCACAGGAAGGGTGTTTGTCGTCGTCCACGTCAGTCTCCACGTGGTCCGTCTCGCTGCACTGAGACAGCAGCCTCCTCTCCTCGCTGATCATCTCCAGCGAGGACTCCGCCACCAGGTCTGCGCAAGCCAGCGCGTTGCTGGCGCCGTCTTCAAACACGTTGTCGCTGCCCTCGGAGCTGGCGGAGCTCACTCTGTTGTCCGGCAGCACGGTCAGCTTCCCGGGGTCTGCGGGAGTGCCCTGGGCCAAAccgctcccctccccacccacatgcCCGTtcacctccctcctgcccccgGTCCCGTTCCTCTGCAGGGGAGTCTGGAGGAAAGGGCCGGAAGAGTCGGGCGCGCGCAGACCCGATTCGCGACGTATGCTGACGATCTTTCCCCccttgacgatgatgatgtcgccGTTCTGGCGGATGATGGAGCTCTGCTTGGTGGAGCGGCGGGACGCCCGAATGAGGCCCGCCATCCCTTTTTGCCGCTTGGCGCCCGGCCCCTTGCCCAGGGGGTTGGAGATGAGCACACCGGGCGACCCCACCTGGCTTCCCACACTGTTGAGGCTGGCGCACGACGACCTGTTGTCCTTGATGGAAGAGGTGACCGAGGCTCGGCGGGTGGAGGAAAAGAGGAACGACAAGCGGCGACGCAGCGGGCTCTGCAGATCCTCAGTAGCTAAGTCTGCAACACCACGTATAGAGATTTTagggtgtttcttcttcttgttgttgttcgtttttttcgtcttctgtctctctctctctctctgtctcgtgtgtgtgtgtgtgtgtgtgtgtgtgtgtgtgtgtgtgtgtgtgtgtgtgttttagcatcaCATGTGAGCTCTTCCATCATGCAAATCAAATTAGATTTAGGTGCTCGTGTAGGCAAAAACACTGTGCCTTTATGTCGGTGCGTTGGCCTATAATTATTGTGGCATCTCGAGTACCGAAAGCAAAATAATGACTTGATGGGGTGGGgtcgaaagagaaaaaaagaatttgaTGACAGAAAAACAACCGTGACTCATGCGACAAAACAGTGATGTTAATTCATTTCAAGAGACAAACAGTGATGCTTAGTTCAAGGGACAAGCAGTAATGTTTATTTCAAAGGACAAACTTACGTTCCATTTCAAAGGACAAACAGCTTGTGTCTGTGTCACGAGGGATAAATAAACTGACGCTTACTTCATGGGATGAACAAACAATATTTTCCCCCCCAAGGAACAAACAGTAACAGTTATTTCAAGGGACATACAGAAACGTTttcgggtttgtttgtgtgtgtgtgtgtgtgtgtgtgtgtgtgtgtgtgtgtttctccaagGGACAAACAGAAACGTTTATTTcaaggaatatacaggttttttttCTAGGGACAAACAACAATGTCAGTTTGTTTTAAGGGGCAGACAAAGTAATGTTTCTTTCAAGTGACACACAACAGTAAAAGCAGAGCTCACGTTTATTTTCAAGGGAGAA includes the following:
- the LOC143296584 gene encoding uncharacterized protein LOC143296584, yielding MASQYNLSNVSPNTTIAGRTPGGGYGQDYYQWNFAFSVILATVESISAFLAVVGNSMVLTVVIRHRGMRTRTNLFLVNLAVADLLVGAAVMPFAITTLVEGRWVFGDTDGDFCTINGWLNCFCLVASIHTLMYISVHKHYSITQPLGSHFKLRQILGMMAAAWAWAAVSSTITVTGLSSVRYKEGTSQCGPEYPHGLKSYIFHGIIQFTNILIPVIILTYCYTRMFREIRAHTKRLQLNSTLEQDTILAQQKKVTITLFIVLACFVICALPFHLYATYTTIRKDKTFSPYLNPLAYCSLYLNSALNPIIYAFRSPSFREGYKEILCQTPTYVISDDLATEDLQSPLRRRLSFLFSSTRRASVTSSIKDNRSSCASLNSVGSQVGSPGVLISNPLGKGPGAKRQKGMAGLIRASRRSTKQSSIIRQNGDIIIVKGGKIVSIRRESGLRAPDSSGPFLQTPLQRNGTGGRREVNGHVGGEGSGLAQGTPADPGKLTVLPDNRVSSASSEGSDNVFEDGASNALACADLVAESSLEMISEERRLLSQCSETDHVETDVDDDKHPSCEHVTEACARDAADRESAEDDKNLTTDVGIIISIDEDNSVLNVMPLTPRTRDRITRSDLFLGAESRAEQDAPKDMKTSRSTQGLCKRSLQRLPSVEHLDPPFRIKRASSDYNVHQGTDSDHFLKPTPVSRRWSFGKRPERTPVPV